One Fuerstiella marisgermanici DNA window includes the following coding sequences:
- a CDS encoding AAA family ATPase — translation MITTLSTISDANQSTSSLIADIRQRLNAALRGKEDVVEMVLVCLLSRGHLLLEDKPGLGKTTLAKALAAAVGGDFARAQCTPDLLPSDITGFNIFNQKSHEFEFRRGPVFADVLLADEINRATPRTQSALLEAMAERQVTVDAERYELSSDFFVIATQNPVDQHGTYPLPEAQLDRFAMKLSVGYPAASDEIRMLQEAVGVPAEGVEDASPALSTGQLHRMQNEVAAIAVVEPVQDYLVRIADETRRHPSISLGLSPRGLLTLQRAAQARAFLASRNFVTPDDVLDVVFPVLGVRLGLETNEANRVIQEVLDAVAVPAYSENSK, via the coding sequence ATGATCACAACTCTGTCAACAATCTCTGACGCGAACCAATCCACGTCATCTCTCATCGCCGACATTCGCCAGCGATTGAACGCTGCTCTGCGCGGCAAGGAAGATGTCGTTGAGATGGTACTCGTCTGCCTTCTTTCTCGCGGTCATTTGCTGCTGGAAGATAAACCCGGGCTCGGAAAGACCACACTCGCGAAAGCTCTGGCTGCCGCGGTCGGAGGCGACTTCGCGCGGGCTCAATGTACGCCGGACCTGCTGCCCAGCGACATCACGGGGTTCAATATCTTCAATCAGAAGTCGCACGAATTCGAATTTCGTCGCGGGCCGGTCTTTGCTGACGTTTTGTTGGCCGATGAAATCAATCGCGCGACTCCGCGCACGCAAAGCGCGCTGTTGGAAGCGATGGCCGAACGTCAGGTGACTGTGGATGCTGAGCGTTACGAACTGAGTTCTGATTTCTTTGTGATCGCCACACAGAACCCGGTTGATCAGCACGGCACCTATCCTCTGCCGGAAGCGCAGCTCGACCGTTTTGCGATGAAGCTCAGCGTTGGGTATCCGGCGGCCTCCGACGAAATTCGCATGCTGCAGGAAGCCGTTGGTGTGCCTGCGGAAGGGGTGGAGGACGCATCTCCGGCATTGTCAACAGGGCAACTTCATCGCATGCAAAATGAAGTTGCTGCCATCGCTGTTGTGGAGCCTGTGCAGGACTATCTGGTTCGTATCGCAGACGAAACCCGACGTCATCCGAGCATCTCACTGGGACTCAGTCCCCGCGGACTGCTGACTCTGCAACGCGCGGCACAGGCTCGCGCCTTTCTGGCCAGCCGTAACTTTGTCACACCCGACGACGTGCTTGACGTTGTCTTTCCGGTGCTCGGCGTGAGGCTCGGTCTTGAAACCAACGAAGCGAATCGTGTCATTCAGGAAGTCCTGGATGCGGTCGCTGTTCCTGCTTACTCGGAGAACTCGAAATGA
- a CDS encoding exosortase/archaeosortase family protein: MKVSVFRPLLQLEAKVNRRTKLYTFVALILFVVCFGPWLQVYFGHLWRREHYQFFPMMLIAVAVISHDCWKVAADRGCSFEILKFSAPLFGLATVVFGGALWLGSPWLAYLATLLILWTIARNIPFGSSTIAPLFVLLPLPFSMDGELVHGLQRVSSRGASALLDMAAIRHLMSGNILEVSGKKFFVEEACSGIGSVYLLLASAAVYASWRQLRFVVAVPLLLSAIFWAVAGNTFRIFCVAWAHAYLQFDLSSGILHDILGAATYLMSLLLLMMTEQALLFVFEPINTPTIPNASETKRQRLAGNLGRIWDRLTTMDPGIRLRKKQPSGLRMTRGRFVAVLILFFAVGCVGNVWRFWPSMLSTSQIVLDRATISFRPARITVTQDVQKVFVAHGRKSR, translated from the coding sequence ATGAAGGTCTCTGTTTTTAGGCCACTTCTACAACTGGAAGCAAAAGTTAATCGCCGCACGAAGCTCTACACCTTCGTCGCGTTGATTCTGTTCGTAGTTTGCTTTGGACCATGGCTGCAGGTGTATTTTGGTCACCTATGGCGGCGAGAACACTATCAGTTCTTTCCGATGATGCTGATCGCCGTTGCTGTGATAAGCCATGATTGCTGGAAGGTCGCGGCAGATCGCGGGTGTTCGTTTGAGATTCTGAAGTTCAGTGCACCGCTGTTTGGTTTGGCCACTGTGGTTTTTGGCGGCGCGCTGTGGCTCGGTTCTCCGTGGCTCGCGTACTTGGCGACACTCCTGATTCTGTGGACAATTGCACGCAACATTCCGTTTGGCAGCAGCACGATTGCTCCGTTGTTTGTGCTGTTGCCACTGCCCTTTTCCATGGATGGCGAGCTTGTTCACGGACTGCAGCGAGTGTCCTCGCGTGGGGCAAGTGCCTTGCTGGACATGGCGGCGATCCGTCACCTGATGTCCGGAAACATTCTGGAGGTTTCCGGCAAAAAGTTTTTTGTCGAAGAAGCATGCAGTGGTATCGGCTCAGTGTATCTGTTGCTCGCTTCCGCTGCCGTGTATGCGTCGTGGCGTCAGCTGCGGTTTGTGGTCGCCGTTCCGCTTTTGTTGTCAGCCATCTTCTGGGCCGTGGCGGGCAATACCTTCCGAATCTTCTGCGTCGCGTGGGCTCATGCCTATCTGCAGTTCGACCTCAGTTCCGGCATTCTGCATGACATCCTGGGGGCCGCCACCTATTTGATGTCTCTGCTTCTGTTGATGATGACTGAACAGGCGCTTCTGTTTGTCTTCGAACCCATTAATACTCCGACGATTCCAAACGCATCGGAAACCAAACGACAAAGACTTGCTGGGAATCTCGGAAGAATCTGGGACAGGCTGACAACCATGGATCCCGGCATACGCCTTCGTAAAAAGCAGCCGTCCGGCTTGCGAATGACGCGCGGACGATTCGTTGCCGTGCTGATCCTGTTTTTCGCGGTTGGCTGCGTTGGAAACGTCTGGCGGTTCTGGCCGTCGATGCTATCGACTTCACAAATCGTGCTCGACCGCGCAACCATTTCGTTCCGACCGGCTCGGATTACGGTGACTCAGGACGTGCAGAAAGTATTCGTCGCCCACGGGAGGAAGTCCAGATGA
- a CDS encoding A24 family peptidase, with translation MSRLLLQTPSVIQAEDIPRREAAAEVHVESSLIAQYVRILLCVQAAFCGGVRLMVIGSQPSVIVGIVASAWLCWRVVYAVRRRWFFPLITVACTLLVGGAFMSRGTSRAVIAHGPFSETVLLTMLGLLLCRDLADFAIGLRRTLQVPQTRARMSALLMRDGLRILLWGTLGAVMVWSLAVPLVQEAIYQQSLDATDPQRAMDRMTLPQNILFNFSEAVTGLWFLVVGSCVGSFLNVVIYRVPAGISVVASASHCPVCRTEIAWRDNLPLIGWLKLQGRCRSCQTPISSRYPSVELTVGLLFLLLYFVELISGGTNLPGRSPNHYAGVLWILFYTKWDLLGLYLFHCFVLCAVFAWTMMRRDGHVVPVKAAVITIGLAVTATLIWPHLLPWANGEANLWRPGNNALHLFVDIAGRLLSGMIVGGLTGWLVSRLCGLPFQLATWLLIGIAFGWQAAVGIGVLCAAASVLWTLADMLPTGTGTIASTGAGRETTAGVAQGTSVHSTANGLLATTTAIAPRHWLLPVIVLIHHCLWRQLTVTVGGAM, from the coding sequence ATGAGCAGGTTGCTGCTGCAAACTCCTTCCGTAATACAAGCGGAGGACATTCCTCGTCGTGAAGCGGCTGCCGAAGTGCATGTTGAGTCGTCACTGATTGCGCAATACGTTCGCATCTTACTGTGCGTGCAAGCAGCCTTCTGCGGTGGGGTTCGCCTCATGGTGATTGGCAGCCAGCCTTCGGTGATCGTTGGAATTGTGGCTAGTGCCTGGTTGTGCTGGCGAGTTGTCTATGCTGTCAGGCGTCGCTGGTTCTTCCCGCTTATCACGGTCGCATGCACGCTGCTGGTTGGGGGCGCCTTTATGTCGCGCGGAACCAGTCGTGCCGTGATTGCTCATGGACCGTTTTCCGAAACTGTCTTGCTGACCATGTTGGGCTTGCTGCTCTGTCGGGATTTGGCCGACTTCGCTATTGGTCTGCGCCGCACATTGCAGGTGCCGCAGACTCGTGCCCGGATGTCTGCACTGTTGATGCGGGATGGGCTGCGAATTTTGCTCTGGGGTACGCTTGGAGCCGTGATGGTCTGGTCCCTGGCTGTTCCGCTGGTTCAGGAAGCCATTTACCAGCAATCGCTGGATGCAACCGATCCGCAGCGTGCGATGGATCGAATGACGCTGCCGCAGAATATTCTGTTTAACTTCAGTGAAGCTGTAACAGGTCTGTGGTTTCTGGTTGTGGGAAGCTGCGTGGGTAGCTTTCTGAACGTCGTGATCTATCGCGTACCCGCAGGCATTTCTGTGGTGGCCAGCGCATCGCACTGCCCGGTCTGTCGGACGGAGATTGCCTGGCGAGACAATCTGCCGTTGATTGGCTGGTTAAAGTTACAGGGTCGGTGCAGAAGCTGCCAAACGCCAATTTCATCACGCTATCCTTCGGTCGAGCTGACCGTTGGCTTGCTGTTTCTACTCCTCTATTTTGTGGAACTGATTTCCGGTGGTACGAATCTGCCCGGAAGGTCGCCAAATCATTATGCGGGGGTCCTCTGGATTCTGTTCTACACCAAGTGGGATTTGCTGGGGCTGTATCTGTTTCATTGTTTCGTCCTATGCGCCGTATTTGCATGGACGATGATGAGACGCGACGGACATGTTGTGCCGGTGAAAGCAGCGGTGATCACGATCGGACTGGCTGTCACAGCCACACTGATCTGGCCACATCTGCTGCCCTGGGCCAACGGCGAAGCGAATTTGTGGAGGCCGGGGAATAATGCGCTCCATCTATTTGTGGACATAGCTGGCCGGTTGCTAAGCGGCATGATCGTCGGCGGCCTGACAGGCTGGCTGGTCAGTCGTTTATGCGGGCTTCCGTTTCAGTTGGCGACATGGCTGCTGATCGGGATCGCATTCGGCTGGCAGGCCGCGGTTGGGATCGGCGTTCTCTGCGCGGCAGCCAGCGTGCTCTGGACACTCGCAGACATGTTGCCCACTGGAACTGGAACGATCGCATCGACCGGCGCAGGCAGGGAAACGACTGCGGGCGTTGCTCAAGGGACCAGCGTGCATTCCACTGCCAACGGGCTACTTGCCACAACCACTGCGATCGCACCGCGGCACTGGTTGCTGCCGGTCATTGTGCTGATTCACCATTGCCTGTGGCGGCAACTCACAGTGACCGTGGGAGGTGCCATGTGA
- a CDS encoding tetratricopeptide repeat protein, translating to MKLKRLLLIPEMKWLGRLLFSLLLFFRTWWRSRRFGRLAIASPAIALIFAFVSAVAVSHLRSRDPALLEQYLMLARQAVVDGNVQDVRLLFQKASQLAQSNHDITTELASSLYELGEQAEAYQLLESIAPTHSSGHLPAHRFLAQHPPDLPPEKKDYFQAVHLSHLVRNSVESREECVELLHLLAKYRKLGDVEALVHEALDRYPEDRLLLAQLKSRQGDQSGARWETEAACRAFETLLAESPHNVDLRIHLAQAYVFLGRFSDAVCVLSEGMPTAESPPADSPIASGLALDGKRDPASQVAYAETLAGRRRNIALTLSNTYLAWMTTLSTDEQQTQLQCLYRLLHLNENAVSGNDRPDRLATAMRAALLNPSTSWVLAALDGNARVARGEWDRAEDAYRVALKAAPDDPTLANNLAWLLLRKCRSLHASTPIDKRQQFLVEALALSEQATADMPNIVSFLETRGQIHAELGNHSEAIGDLTACVSRGKDNPTIQRTIEACVRALR from the coding sequence ATGAAGCTCAAACGGCTACTCCTTATTCCCGAAATGAAATGGCTCGGACGATTGTTGTTCAGCCTGCTTTTGTTTTTTCGAACATGGTGGCGAAGTCGCAGGTTCGGAAGACTTGCCATTGCCAGCCCGGCCATCGCACTCATATTTGCGTTTGTCTCAGCAGTGGCTGTTTCGCATCTCAGAAGTCGCGATCCCGCCCTGCTCGAACAGTATCTGATGCTTGCCCGCCAGGCTGTGGTGGATGGGAACGTACAGGATGTGCGACTGTTGTTTCAGAAAGCCAGCCAGCTTGCTCAAAGCAATCACGACATCACAACAGAGCTGGCTTCGTCGTTGTATGAGTTGGGAGAACAAGCTGAGGCCTACCAGTTGCTGGAATCGATTGCGCCAACGCATTCCTCGGGTCACTTACCGGCTCATCGTTTTCTGGCACAGCATCCGCCTGACCTTCCGCCCGAAAAGAAAGATTACTTTCAGGCTGTTCACCTCAGCCATCTTGTCCGCAATTCTGTTGAATCACGAGAAGAATGCGTTGAGCTGCTTCATCTTCTGGCCAAGTATCGAAAGTTAGGTGATGTCGAAGCCCTGGTTCACGAGGCGCTTGATCGTTATCCCGAAGATCGTTTGCTGCTCGCTCAGTTGAAGTCGCGACAGGGGGATCAGTCCGGTGCGCGATGGGAAACAGAAGCGGCTTGCCGAGCCTTCGAAACGCTTCTCGCGGAATCACCACATAATGTCGATCTGCGAATCCATTTGGCTCAGGCGTATGTCTTTCTCGGCCGATTTTCAGACGCAGTCTGCGTTTTATCTGAAGGAATGCCGACAGCAGAATCACCCCCTGCAGATTCACCAATCGCGTCTGGTCTAGCGCTGGACGGAAAAAGGGATCCCGCATCTCAAGTGGCGTATGCAGAGACGCTGGCTGGACGTCGTCGGAATATCGCACTGACCCTTAGCAATACTTACCTGGCCTGGATGACAACTCTGTCAACGGACGAACAGCAAACACAATTGCAGTGCCTGTACAGACTTCTTCATCTGAATGAGAACGCGGTCAGTGGAAACGACCGACCTGACCGGTTGGCAACCGCGATGAGGGCCGCTTTACTGAACCCTTCCACATCATGGGTTCTTGCTGCATTGGACGGCAATGCTCGAGTTGCCCGAGGAGAGTGGGATCGCGCCGAAGACGCCTATCGGGTCGCGCTGAAGGCCGCGCCGGACGATCCGACACTGGCCAATAATCTGGCATGGCTCCTTCTGCGAAAATGCCGATCGCTGCATGCGAGTACGCCGATCGATAAGAGGCAACAATTTCTGGTGGAAGCACTGGCACTAAGCGAACAGGCGACTGCGGACATGCCAAATATCGTGTCATTTCTGGAAACGCGTGGCCAAATTCATGCTGAACTCGGTAACCATTCCGAAGCGATCGGAGACCTGACGGCTTGTGTGAGCCGCGGCAAGGACAATCCCACAATCCAGCGAACAATCGAAGCCTGTGTCCGTGCGTTGCGGTAA
- the zigA gene encoding zinc metallochaperone GTPase ZigA, with amino-acid sequence MNKKLPVTVLSGFLGAGKTTLLNHVLTNRDGLRVAVIVNDMSEVNIDASLVRGGQAQLSRADEKLVEMSNGCICCTLREDLLVEVSRLAREGRFDYLLIESTGISEPLPVAETFTFVDEDGSALSDFATLDTMVTVVDAANFLNDLQSVEELRDRRIGLDETDDRDISLLLVEQIEFANVIILNKTDLVSDDDRQTLHATLKKLNAEAVILEAVRGAVRLSSILNTGLFQAEWAEESEQWLQVPRGEEAKETEEYGISSFVYRARRPFHPERFYRFWTECGDTSTILRSKGYFWLASRHMLAGYWSQAGQVISADPAGQWWAETPQDDWPLEDPQTVAEIRSVWDEQVGDRRQELVIIGQDLDRTTIQRTLDECLLTGEEMAAGELVWKQFEDPFEPWTVMNDQEVAVDFGEDT; translated from the coding sequence ATGAATAAAAAACTGCCCGTCACCGTGCTGTCCGGATTCCTCGGCGCAGGCAAGACAACGTTGCTGAATCACGTCCTGACCAATCGCGATGGCCTGCGAGTCGCCGTGATTGTGAATGATATGTCGGAAGTCAACATTGATGCTTCTTTGGTACGCGGTGGCCAGGCACAACTCAGTCGCGCCGATGAAAAACTGGTGGAAATGTCCAACGGCTGCATCTGCTGTACTCTGCGAGAAGACCTGCTGGTGGAAGTCAGTCGGTTGGCTCGTGAAGGTCGCTTTGACTATCTGCTGATCGAATCGACCGGTATTTCCGAACCGCTTCCCGTGGCCGAAACGTTTACGTTCGTCGACGAAGATGGTTCCGCGTTGAGTGATTTCGCTACCCTCGACACGATGGTGACAGTCGTCGATGCCGCGAACTTCCTGAACGATCTGCAGTCTGTCGAAGAGCTGCGAGATCGGCGAATCGGTCTGGACGAGACAGATGATCGTGACATCTCGCTGCTGTTGGTCGAGCAAATTGAATTTGCCAATGTGATCATCCTGAACAAGACAGATCTGGTTAGTGACGACGACCGTCAAACGCTTCACGCGACGCTGAAAAAGCTAAATGCCGAAGCCGTGATTCTGGAAGCCGTTCGTGGTGCTGTGCGGTTGTCGTCCATTTTGAACACCGGATTGTTTCAGGCGGAATGGGCCGAGGAATCGGAACAGTGGCTGCAGGTGCCTCGGGGCGAAGAAGCCAAAGAAACCGAAGAGTACGGCATCAGCAGTTTCGTGTACCGCGCTCGCCGACCGTTTCATCCGGAACGATTCTATCGCTTCTGGACTGAATGCGGTGACACGTCCACCATCTTGCGATCGAAGGGCTACTTCTGGCTGGCCAGTCGGCACATGTTGGCGGGTTACTGGTCTCAGGCCGGGCAGGTGATCAGTGCCGATCCGGCGGGACAATGGTGGGCCGAAACGCCTCAGGATGACTGGCCATTGGAAGACCCGCAAACGGTTGCCGAGATTCGATCCGTATGGGACGAACAAGTCGGCGACCGGCGTCAGGAATTGGTGATCATCGGTCAGGATCTGGATCGCACAACGATCCAGCGAACATTGGATGAGTGTCTGCTGACGGGTGAGGAAATGGCCGCTGGCGAACTGGTTTGGAAGCAGTTCGAGGACCCATTCGAACCGTGGACAGTGATGAATGATCAGGAAGTTGCTGTTGATTTTGGTGAGGACACGTGA
- a CDS encoding thioredoxin domain-containing protein — MSRSTLSSDLIPDAIEAASPRPFVAAASAPVLAATGLSCLLLLLSGCADEAATDDLSMPVLPSVSSVSDPPEAVIREVGKDELRELVDTSERPVLVEFSVLSGCYRCDDMRSPIRQKAAELQQQADVVRIDFNLNHTLAQNVGATVCPSYVVYSEGKVASVRTWPTSADFVAEDVRAAVGTKLDDAASKASAHQQTEGSLP, encoded by the coding sequence ATGTCGCGGTCCACCTTGTCCAGCGATCTGATACCAGACGCAATCGAGGCTGCGAGCCCACGCCCGTTTGTTGCTGCGGCTTCCGCCCCGGTACTTGCGGCGACCGGGCTATCGTGCCTGTTGCTGCTGCTGTCGGGTTGCGCGGACGAAGCCGCGACAGACGACTTATCGATGCCCGTCCTGCCGTCGGTGTCATCCGTGAGCGATCCGCCCGAAGCGGTCATTCGTGAAGTCGGTAAAGATGAATTGCGGGAACTTGTGGACACCAGCGAGCGACCTGTGCTGGTGGAATTCAGCGTGCTTTCTGGCTGTTACCGCTGCGATGACATGCGTTCTCCCATTCGGCAGAAGGCCGCGGAATTGCAGCAACAGGCCGATGTGGTGCGGATCGACTTCAACCTGAACCACACGCTCGCGCAGAACGTAGGAGCCACGGTCTGTCCCAGCTATGTCGTGTATTCAGAAGGCAAGGTTGCCAGCGTTCGCACGTGGCCCACGTCGGCTGATTTTGTCGCGGAAGATGTCCGAGCTGCGGTCGGAACGAAACTGGATGATGCTGCCTCGAAAGCTTCAGCACACCAGCAAACTGAAGGGAGTTTGCCATGA
- a CDS encoding choice-of-anchor M domain-containing protein: protein MLQTSNSAGELGAEVVLSSLSSIASTKLHDIDNDGDLDIVASDSGAESILIFINDGSANFGAPASVTPDETGTTLHQVVDLNGDGYADLLVTDAGAPNKVGYYPQQAGGTFGARVNVPIYGQVVSSLSATDFNGDGVIEIGFAHTNYDDVAFTFFDFNVGWALGQGGGDFGPAIVVQRYDSIMYSMATPDLDGDGDPDIVVPQRSGPTSVAAFINQDGEDPMRFIAPESRTYTGGDPIELQVYFGLPITVTGTPRIALDLGGETVYAEYASGSGTATHQFVYQVGETDLDLDGVQLADNAIDLNEGTLTDPLGTSALLEFPDTVLDGVVVNAVGPLVQHISRGDSAPTDAASVRFTVEFSEAVEGVDVSDFQVKMFDGDLAGAVIESVTGSGGTYEVTVSAGTGSGVLALSVNENASIADLEGAPLARGYVGGEVYTLRRGVEAPIDKYFTDGHGDYRPVLNDGELSYVLHGDSGVIPDGEVPSGGIYTYVDSTGIVNRAEDDSYDFLGVDANEPLYVIPSTQVPSLPFLGFSGEGVPSGALASYVPDRPNVTSSSASPYIKLEMVDVRSTSGGEFSLWSNPPSWNPSAGVTVYMATSDGVSDADALFLRVGSHGHFNVGFSEPGIYEVDIYASGYLDNDHNGVYDPGKDSYIESGIQTMVFAVDSLGAVDDSFTVLEGETLTGDVSANDDWHEAMGEYTASVETEPAHGTLTLNADGTFTYEPVAALTGVDSFAYRLTNERGGFTTATVTLLTHHSPTAVEDAFVVASGSSVYGNVLFNDFDVDGDALLAALDAGPTSGSVVVSADGSFVYTPSAAFDDSDSFTYSIDDGTGLASTATVVISAAEDAEFEVVLTEGHVDIGVVIGEHDHDEDEDDHDDDDDHDHEEEAEWDLHVHDHEGEVEYHADEALLYVGMDAITDRPAGTAYDFIGTDAGESVFVLPATENSDLLFLGLGTEEIEVGTFLDGTLELRLKSVSGPGQFSMWTSGLEGPEVAMATSDGITEADLITLLEAGHAHANFGFTEMGLYQITLQASGTLADGDVSEDVTYFFKVGNTAEGIEVQNGMTQRSYIDELDVLFGSEDGLDDILTNPDRVQITKYDLNGENGSLLSDAGYSLSANGSRLSFNFGVQGLGGNRNSNAGDGYYEIGIDADGDGEYETYQSFYRLLGDVNGDRKVDAADRMSVMQSMRNQNPEADVNGDGRVNSIDFVLVSRALGRDLRDGLFDDDEDE from the coding sequence GTGCTGCAGACCAGTAACTCAGCGGGAGAGCTGGGCGCGGAAGTCGTCCTCTCCTCACTTTCGTCGATTGCTTCCACGAAGTTGCACGACATTGACAACGATGGTGACCTGGACATCGTCGCATCGGACAGCGGCGCAGAAAGCATCCTGATTTTCATAAATGATGGTTCCGCGAATTTTGGGGCACCGGCGAGTGTGACGCCCGACGAAACCGGGACGACGCTGCACCAGGTTGTTGACCTCAATGGAGACGGCTATGCCGATCTCCTGGTCACCGATGCAGGTGCTCCGAATAAAGTGGGTTACTATCCACAGCAAGCGGGCGGAACCTTCGGTGCTCGAGTGAATGTGCCGATTTATGGGCAAGTGGTGAGCAGTCTGAGTGCGACTGATTTCAACGGCGACGGGGTTATCGAAATCGGGTTCGCCCACACGAACTATGACGATGTCGCATTCACGTTCTTCGATTTCAACGTGGGTTGGGCGCTTGGTCAGGGTGGAGGTGACTTTGGGCCGGCGATCGTGGTGCAGCGATACGATTCGATCATGTATTCGATGGCGACGCCAGACCTCGACGGTGATGGCGACCCGGACATCGTGGTCCCTCAAAGGTCGGGGCCAACAAGCGTGGCTGCCTTCATCAATCAAGACGGTGAAGATCCGATGCGGTTCATTGCTCCCGAGTCGCGCACATATACCGGTGGCGATCCCATTGAACTGCAAGTCTATTTTGGACTTCCAATTACCGTGACGGGTACCCCTCGCATCGCGTTGGATCTGGGAGGAGAAACCGTCTACGCGGAATACGCCAGCGGGTCGGGAACCGCCACGCATCAGTTCGTCTATCAGGTCGGCGAGACGGACCTCGATCTCGATGGTGTCCAACTCGCAGACAATGCCATTGATCTCAATGAAGGAACGCTTACTGACCCGCTGGGCACCAGCGCCCTGTTGGAATTCCCTGACACAGTGCTCGACGGGGTGGTCGTTAATGCGGTAGGGCCGCTGGTGCAGCATATCTCGCGAGGCGATTCCGCACCGACGGACGCAGCTTCCGTGCGTTTTACCGTTGAGTTCTCTGAGGCAGTCGAAGGCGTTGATGTCTCGGACTTCCAGGTCAAGATGTTCGACGGCGACCTTGCAGGTGCCGTTATCGAATCCGTAACGGGTTCGGGCGGCACGTACGAGGTGACTGTTTCGGCCGGGACAGGCAGCGGAGTCCTGGCCTTGAGCGTAAATGAAAACGCCAGCATCGCCGATCTGGAAGGCGCTCCGCTGGCGAGAGGCTACGTCGGTGGAGAGGTCTATACGCTTCGTCGCGGCGTTGAGGCACCGATCGACAAGTATTTCACCGATGGTCATGGTGACTATCGACCGGTCTTGAACGACGGCGAACTTTCGTACGTGCTTCACGGCGATTCGGGCGTAATCCCCGATGGCGAAGTGCCCAGCGGCGGAATCTATACCTACGTCGACTCAACAGGGATCGTGAATCGGGCGGAGGACGATAGCTACGACTTCCTGGGCGTCGATGCGAATGAGCCGCTGTATGTGATCCCCAGCACCCAGGTGCCTTCGTTGCCATTCCTTGGGTTCAGTGGTGAGGGCGTGCCGAGCGGAGCATTGGCAAGTTATGTGCCGGACCGTCCGAATGTGACTTCGAGCAGCGCCAGCCCATACATCAAACTCGAAATGGTCGATGTGCGGAGCACCAGTGGAGGTGAATTCTCCCTTTGGTCCAACCCTCCATCCTGGAACCCGAGTGCGGGAGTCACTGTCTACATGGCAACCAGCGATGGGGTTAGCGATGCTGATGCACTCTTCCTGCGTGTCGGTAGCCACGGACATTTCAACGTCGGCTTTAGCGAACCAGGGATCTACGAAGTCGATATTTACGCAAGTGGCTATCTCGACAATGATCACAACGGCGTCTACGACCCTGGCAAAGACAGTTACATCGAAAGCGGCATCCAGACCATGGTCTTTGCAGTCGACTCTCTTGGGGCTGTGGACGATTCGTTCACGGTCCTTGAAGGCGAAACGTTGACCGGGGATGTGTCGGCAAACGACGACTGGCACGAAGCGATGGGCGAATACACGGCGTCAGTCGAAACAGAACCCGCACACGGAACGCTGACGCTCAACGCGGATGGAACGTTCACCTACGAGCCGGTCGCTGCATTGACTGGTGTTGATAGCTTCGCCTATCGCCTGACCAATGAACGTGGCGGATTCACCACTGCGACCGTGACGCTGTTGACGCATCACTCGCCTACGGCCGTTGAGGATGCATTTGTGGTAGCTTCGGGCAGTTCGGTCTACGGCAATGTGTTGTTCAACGACTTTGATGTGGATGGCGACGCGCTTTTGGCTGCACTGGACGCCGGACCAACCAGCGGCAGCGTGGTTGTTTCTGCGGATGGTTCGTTCGTTTACACGCCATCGGCAGCCTTCGACGATTCGGATAGTTTCACGTATTCCATCGATGATGGAACGGGGCTGGCGTCCACTGCGACAGTCGTCATTAGCGCTGCTGAGGACGCAGAATTCGAGGTGGTGCTGACAGAAGGCCACGTTGACATCGGCGTGGTGATCGGAGAACACGATCACGACGAGGATGAAGACGATCATGACGACGACGATGATCACGATCACGAAGAAGAAGCAGAATGGGACCTTCACGTTCATGACCATGAAGGTGAGGTCGAATACCACGCCGACGAGGCATTGCTTTACGTTGGCATGGACGCGATCACGGACCGACCTGCGGGAACGGCCTACGATTTCATCGGAACGGATGCCGGTGAATCGGTCTTCGTTCTGCCAGCCACTGAGAACTCCGACTTGCTGTTCCTGGGACTTGGCACTGAAGAGATTGAGGTCGGGACGTTCCTGGACGGCACTCTGGAACTGCGTCTGAAATCGGTCAGTGGGCCGGGACAGTTTTCGATGTGGACATCCGGACTGGAAGGCCCGGAAGTCGCCATGGCCACGTCGGACGGCATCACCGAAGCGGACCTGATCACGCTTCTGGAAGCCGGGCACGCTCACGCCAACTTCGGTTTCACAGAAATGGGGCTGTACCAGATCACGTTGCAGGCCAGCGGAACTCTGGCCGATGGCGATGTCAGTGAAGACGTGACTTACTTCTTTAAGGTCGGCAACACGGCCGAAGGAATCGAAGTTCAGAACGGAATGACACAGCGTTCGTACATTGACGAACTGGATGTGCTGTTCGGCAGCGAAGACGGGCTGGACGACATTCTGACCAATCCAGACCGAGTTCAGATTACCAAATATGATCTTAACGGCGAAAACGGATCCCTGCTTTCCGACGCTGGCTATTCCCTGTCGGCCAACGGCAGCAGGCTGTCATTTAACTTCGGCGTGCAGGGATTGGGTGGCAATCGAAACTCCAACGCGGGCGACGGCTACTACGAAATCGGAATCGATGCGGATGGCGACGGTGAGTACGAAACTTATCAATCGTTCTACCGTCTGCTGGGTGACGTCAACGGTGACCGAAAAGTGGATGCTGCGGACCGCATGAGCGTGATGCAGTCGATGAGAAATCAGAATCCGGAAGCGGATGTCAACGGAGATGGACGAGTGAACTCGATCGATTTCGTTCTGGTTTCCAGAGCACTCGGCAGAGATCTCAGGGATGGACTGTTTGATGATGATGAGGACGAGTGA